One window from the genome of Rhodanobacteraceae bacterium encodes:
- the glk gene encoding glucokinase yields MSAHLVLLADIGGTNARFALGDPMLPAPLLLDSVRQVAAAGFPTLVAAAQHYLAGIGVCGRDLHSGVFAVAGRVDGDTAQITNHPWLISGPDVARALGLESLALINDFTAQALATQLLEEADLVPIGNPALRLRPSTSRSHAVLGPGTGLGVSALLVRDGRSIALETEGGHVGFAPSNAEEAQVLGILARQFGRVSNERLLSGGGLVNLHGALHSINHGMLPAVALAPEDVTAGAGHGDPLCLRAVQMFCEVFGSVAGDLVLTLGAWDGAFLCGGLVPKLLPQLQESAFRECFEAKGRFRAAMAQVPTLAVLHPHAGLLGAAAAAIRPALRSAA; encoded by the coding sequence ATGAGCGCTCACCTGGTCTTGCTGGCCGACATCGGCGGCACCAATGCCCGCTTCGCGCTGGGCGATCCGATGCTGCCGGCGCCGCTGCTGCTGGACAGCGTGCGTCAGGTGGCAGCGGCGGGCTTTCCCACACTCGTGGCTGCCGCGCAACACTACCTGGCCGGAATCGGCGTGTGCGGACGTGATCTGCACTCAGGCGTGTTTGCCGTTGCAGGTCGGGTCGACGGCGATACTGCGCAGATCACCAACCATCCCTGGTTGATTTCGGGCCCGGATGTCGCCAGGGCGCTGGGCCTTGAGTCACTGGCGCTGATCAACGACTTTACCGCTCAGGCTCTGGCAACGCAGCTGCTGGAGGAAGCTGACCTTGTGCCGATCGGCAACCCTGCGTTGCGCTTGCGGCCATCGACCTCGCGCAGCCATGCCGTGCTTGGCCCGGGTACCGGGCTCGGCGTCAGTGCCCTGCTGGTACGCGACGGCCGCAGTATTGCGCTGGAAACCGAGGGCGGACACGTCGGCTTTGCGCCGTCCAACGCCGAGGAAGCGCAGGTGCTCGGCATTCTCGCGCGCCAGTTCGGACGAGTTTCCAACGAGCGTTTGCTCAGCGGCGGCGGCCTGGTCAACCTCCACGGCGCGCTGCACAGCATCAATCACGGAATGCTGCCGGCGGTCGCCCTCGCGCCCGAGGACGTCACCGCCGGCGCTGGCCATGGCGACCCGCTGTGCCTGCGCGCTGTGCAGATGTTCTGCGAAGTGTTCGGAAGCGTGGCCGGCGATCTGGTGCTGACGCTGGGGGCCTGGGACGGCGCCTTCCTGTGCGGCGGGCTGGTGCCGAAGTTGCTGCCGCAGCTGCAGGAGTCGGCCTTCCGCGAGTGTTTTGAAGCCAAGGGCCGCTTCCGGGCAGCGATGGCGCAGGTACCCACACTGGCGGTGCTGCATCCCCATGCCGGTTTGCTGGGCGCCGCCGCTGCAGCCATCAGGCCGGCACTGCGATCGGCCGCCTGA
- a CDS encoding exo 1,3/1,4-beta-D-glucan glucohydrolase, whose translation MQSAIAARAANRPRTRGGSHLGLAWLLTLALGCPALAQPAETVPSSVADPSRWPALTSPIANDADIEAQIRELLGTMTVEEKVGQIIQGDLGSVTPADLLEYRLGSVLAGGNSDPGGRYNATPAEWLALADDFYQASMDTSRGGKAIPVLLGIDAVHGHNNVVGATLFPHNIGLGAAHDPALVARIARATAIELRTTGFEWTFAPTVTVPRDDRWGRTYEGYSEDPVLVASYATAVVEGLQGKVGSPEFLDASHVLASAKHFIGDGGTSGGKDKGDTRVSESELRDIHGAGHIQALKAGTQTVMASFSSWNGEKMHGNRSLLTDVLKQRLGFDGFVVGDWNGHGEVSGCSNESCPAALIAGLDMYMAPDTWKALYHNTLAQVRDGSIPMERLDDAVSRILRVKFRLGLFDAGAPSARALGGHFEQLGSSEHRALARAAVRQSLVLLKNNGGLLPLPANSRVLVAGDGADNIGKQAGGWTLSWQGTGVTPADFPNAESIWAGIQAAVAAGGGESELSATGDYSERPDVAIVVFGEDPYAEFIGDIPALAYQPGQAGDLALIRRLKADGIPVVAVFLSGRPLWVNREINSADAFVAAWLPGSEGGGIADVLFRTPTGEIAHDFSGRLSFSWPRSAVQTPLNQGQSCYDPQFPVGYGLSYAQGGELELLSEQSGLADLDQQPGLYFGQGKLAPGWSLMMADGAEEGAALTALPSGDLARHLTVLAADHKAQEDARRLQWDGGGESRFWLQAATPQDLSREAQAGAMLVLSLRLDSKPEAPVSLSLGCGDGCEGAVSLDAALADLPLSIWTRLAVPLSCFARAGADLSRVERMAELRTSASLSLSLSGLALSPEHDLVLSCDAAE comes from the coding sequence ATGCAGAGCGCGATCGCAGCCAGAGCGGCGAACCGTCCGCGTACCCGCGGCGGGTCGCACTTGGGCCTTGCCTGGCTGCTGACCCTGGCGCTTGGTTGCCCGGCCCTGGCCCAGCCTGCCGAAACTGTGCCGTCGTCGGTCGCGGATCCCTCCCGGTGGCCGGCGCTGACTTCGCCCATCGCCAACGATGCCGACATCGAGGCCCAGATCCGTGAACTGCTGGGCACGATGACCGTGGAAGAAAAGGTCGGCCAGATCATCCAGGGCGACCTCGGCAGCGTCACCCCGGCAGACCTGCTCGAATACCGGCTGGGTTCAGTGCTGGCCGGCGGCAATTCCGATCCGGGCGGTCGCTACAACGCGACGCCAGCCGAATGGCTGGCGCTGGCCGACGACTTCTATCAGGCCTCGATGGACACCAGCCGCGGCGGCAAGGCGATTCCGGTACTGCTGGGCATCGATGCCGTCCACGGCCACAACAATGTGGTCGGCGCGACGCTGTTCCCGCACAACATCGGGCTCGGCGCGGCTCACGATCCGGCGCTGGTGGCGCGGATCGCCCGAGCCACCGCCATCGAGTTGCGCACCACCGGTTTCGAATGGACCTTCGCGCCCACAGTCACCGTGCCCCGCGATGACCGCTGGGGCCGTACCTATGAAGGTTATTCGGAAGACCCGGTGCTCGTGGCCAGCTACGCCACCGCCGTGGTCGAAGGTCTGCAAGGCAAGGTCGGCTCGCCGGAGTTTCTCGATGCCAGCCATGTCCTGGCCTCGGCCAAGCACTTCATCGGCGACGGTGGCACCAGCGGCGGCAAGGACAAGGGCGATACCCGCGTGTCCGAGTCCGAACTGCGCGACATCCACGGCGCCGGACACATCCAGGCCCTGAAGGCCGGCACGCAGACCGTGATGGCATCGTTTTCCAGCTGGAACGGCGAGAAGATGCACGGCAATCGCAGTCTGCTGACCGACGTGTTGAAGCAGCGTCTGGGTTTCGACGGCTTTGTCGTCGGTGACTGGAATGGCCACGGCGAGGTCAGCGGCTGCAGCAACGAAAGCTGTCCGGCGGCACTCATTGCCGGTCTGGACATGTATATGGCGCCCGATACCTGGAAGGCCCTCTACCACAACACGCTGGCCCAGGTGCGGGATGGGTCGATCCCGATGGAACGGCTGGACGATGCGGTCTCGCGCATTCTGCGGGTCAAGTTCCGTCTGGGCCTGTTCGATGCTGGCGCACCCTCAGCGCGCGCTCTCGGTGGCCACTTCGAACAACTGGGCAGCAGCGAACATCGCGCGTTGGCGCGCGCCGCAGTGCGCCAATCGCTGGTATTGCTGAAAAACAACGGCGGACTGCTGCCCCTGCCCGCGAACAGCCGTGTTCTGGTGGCAGGCGACGGTGCCGACAACATCGGCAAACAGGCCGGCGGCTGGACGCTGAGCTGGCAGGGCACCGGGGTGACGCCGGCTGATTTCCCCAACGCCGAATCGATCTGGGCCGGCATCCAGGCTGCGGTCGCGGCTGGCGGTGGCGAAAGTGAGCTGTCGGCAACCGGCGACTACAGCGAGCGACCCGATGTCGCCATCGTCGTCTTCGGTGAGGATCCCTACGCCGAGTTCATCGGTGACATCCCGGCGCTGGCCTACCAGCCCGGACAGGCCGGCGATCTGGCCCTGATCCGCCGTCTCAAGGCCGACGGTATTCCGGTGGTGGCGGTGTTCCTGTCGGGCAGGCCGCTGTGGGTCAATCGAGAGATCAACAGCGCCGATGCCTTCGTTGCCGCCTGGCTACCGGGATCGGAAGGCGGCGGCATCGCCGATGTGTTGTTCCGGACACCGACGGGCGAGATTGCCCACGATTTCAGCGGACGACTGTCCTTCTCCTGGCCGCGCTCCGCAGTGCAGACGCCGCTCAATCAGGGCCAGAGTTGTTATGACCCGCAGTTTCCAGTGGGCTACGGACTCAGCTATGCACAGGGCGGCGAACTGGAGCTGCTGTCGGAGCAATCGGGTCTGGCCGATCTCGATCAGCAGCCTGGTCTGTACTTTGGTCAGGGCAAACTGGCGCCGGGCTGGTCGCTGATGATGGCTGACGGTGCCGAGGAAGGTGCCGCGCTGACGGCGCTGCCCAGCGGCGATCTGGCGCGACATCTGACGGTGCTTGCCGCTGATCACAAGGCCCAGGAAGATGCTCGCCGCCTGCAATGGGATGGCGGTGGCGAAAGCCGCTTCTGGCTGCAGGCCGCCACGCCGCAGGATCTCAGCCGCGAGGCCCAGGCCGGGGCGATGCTGGTGCTCAGCCTGCGGCTGGACAGCAAGCCCGAGGCCCCGGTCAGC
- the fucP gene encoding L-fucose:H+ symporter permease has product MTPHSTSAPQSLAPVSEGDHTRSLIILTLLFFMWGLLTSLNDVLIPHLKSIYTLSYTQAMLVQFCFFGAYFIVSVPAGVLIKRIGYQRGAVTGLMIAASGCALFYPAAQSGYALFLFAFFILAAGITILQVAANPYVTVLGDPKTASSRLTLTQAFNSLGTTVGPLFGGMLILGGAAALVSGDLSQMTATEQAAFKAQEAATVQGPYLMLAAALLALAVFFALAKLPKITHADDPADAAAPAVGASIFQHRNLVLGTIAIFLYVGAEVSIGSFLINYFGESRIAGLEEAAAAKLVAYYWGMAMVGRFIGFAVMRRVSPGKTLAFNAAGAMALILTSILSHGPLAMWSILGVGLFNSIMFPTIFSMALHRLGKFTGQGSGLLCMAIVGGALVPLVQGMAADRIGIQTSFLVPLLCYGFIFYFGAKYARLHQGPVGTVAH; this is encoded by the coding sequence ATGACACCGCATTCAACCTCCGCGCCACAGTCACTGGCGCCGGTCAGCGAGGGTGATCACACGCGCTCGCTGATCATCCTGACTCTGCTGTTTTTCATGTGGGGTTTGTTGACTTCGTTGAATGACGTGCTGATTCCGCACCTGAAGTCGATCTACACCTTGAGCTACACCCAGGCCATGCTGGTGCAGTTCTGTTTCTTCGGCGCTTACTTCATTGTCTCGGTGCCGGCCGGCGTATTGATCAAGCGAATCGGCTACCAGCGCGGGGCGGTCACTGGCCTCATGATTGCCGCCAGTGGCTGTGCCTTGTTCTATCCGGCGGCACAGAGCGGCTACGCCCTGTTCCTGTTCGCGTTCTTCATCCTGGCCGCAGGCATCACCATTCTGCAGGTGGCCGCCAATCCCTACGTCACCGTGCTGGGTGATCCCAAGACGGCGTCCAGTCGGCTGACGCTGACCCAGGCCTTCAACTCCCTCGGCACCACTGTCGGCCCCTTGTTCGGCGGCATGCTCATCCTCGGTGGCGCGGCTGCCTTGGTGAGTGGCGACCTTTCACAGATGACAGCCACCGAGCAGGCCGCGTTCAAGGCCCAGGAAGCGGCCACGGTACAGGGCCCCTATCTGATGCTGGCTGCCGCGCTGCTGGCTTTGGCGGTGTTCTTTGCGCTGGCGAAACTGCCGAAGATCACCCATGCAGACGATCCCGCCGATGCCGCTGCGCCAGCCGTTGGCGCCTCGATCTTTCAACACCGCAACCTGGTGCTCGGCACCATCGCAATCTTCTTGTATGTCGGAGCCGAGGTCAGCATCGGCAGTTTCCTGATCAACTACTTCGGCGAGAGCCGGATCGCAGGTCTGGAAGAAGCGGCGGCTGCCAAGCTGGTCGCCTATTACTGGGGCATGGCGATGGTCGGTCGCTTCATCGGCTTCGCCGTGATGCGCAGGGTCAGTCCCGGCAAGACCCTGGCCTTCAACGCCGCCGGTGCCATGGCGCTGATCCTGACCAGCATCCTCAGCCATGGTCCGCTGGCGATGTGGTCGATCCTGGGCGTGGGTCTGTTCAATTCGATCATGTTCCCGACCATCTTCAGCATGGCTCTGCACCGCCTCGGCAAATTCACCGGTCAGGGATCGGGCTTGTTGTGCATGGCCATCGTAGGCGGCGCACTGGTGCCGCTGGTGCAGGGCATGGCTGCCGACCGCATCGGCATTCAGACGTCTTTCCTGGTGCCCTTGCTGTGTTACGGCTTCATCTTCTACTTCGGCGCCAAATACGCGCGGCTGCATCAGGGACCAGTCGGCACCGTGGCCCACTGA
- a CDS encoding TMEM165/GDT1 family protein codes for MEAFLVSTGIVALAEIGDKTQLLAFVLAARYRRPWPIILGILVATLVNHALAGAVGTWITTWLGPIALRWVLGLSFLAMAIWILIPDQLDREQQPASRHGVFLTTLLAFFLAEMGDKTQIATVALAAQYQALIAVVAGTTLGMMIANVPAVLMGEGIARKMPVRLVHAIVAAMFALLGTATLMGAARAFGL; via the coding sequence ATGGAAGCATTTCTGGTTTCAACCGGCATCGTCGCCCTCGCCGAGATCGGCGACAAGACGCAGCTGCTGGCCTTTGTGCTGGCCGCACGCTATCGGCGGCCGTGGCCGATCATTCTCGGCATACTGGTGGCCACGCTGGTCAATCATGCGCTGGCGGGCGCGGTCGGCACCTGGATCACCACCTGGCTTGGCCCGATTGCACTGCGCTGGGTGCTCGGACTGTCTTTCCTGGCCATGGCCATCTGGATCCTGATCCCGGATCAACTTGACAGGGAACAGCAGCCAGCGTCGAGACATGGTGTGTTTCTGACCACGCTGCTGGCCTTTTTCCTGGCCGAGATGGGCGACAAGACCCAGATCGCGACCGTGGCACTGGCCGCCCAGTATCAGGCCCTGATCGCCGTGGTTGCAGGAACCACGCTCGGCATGATGATTGCCAACGTGCCGGCCGTGCTGATGGGCGAGGGCATCGCCCGCAAGATGCCGGTGCGGCTGGTGCATGCCATCGTCGCGGCCATGTTTGCCCTGCTGGGCACCGCCACCCTGATGGGTGCGGCGCGGGCCTTCGGGCTGTAG
- a CDS encoding LacI family DNA-binding transcriptional regulator: MAVRVRIEDVAEVAGVSMKTVSRVLNREPNVREDTRLRVMKAVDELKYTPHLSARSLAGSKSYLIALLYNNPSASYLMGVIEGVLEACEAENYHMMLCPLEDEDERIVAATEDLIARSRPDGLLLTPPITDSPALLQRLAELDIPFASVSPKIQSGVIGVAMDETRAAFDIVTHLASLGHRRIGHIVGHPAHGASGWRLNGYKQGLERAGIKFDPALVVQGEFSFDSGVHAATALLDLKQRPSAVFAANDDMAAGVIRVALERNLRVPGDLSVCGFDDTPMSSQIFPALTTVHQPTDEMGRIATMELLAAIRTPHSGQMVRVPYTLRLRRSTGPVQA; the protein is encoded by the coding sequence ATGGCAGTCAGAGTGCGGATCGAAGACGTGGCCGAGGTGGCCGGCGTGTCGATGAAGACGGTCTCGCGGGTGCTCAACCGCGAACCCAATGTGCGTGAGGATACCCGTTTGCGGGTCATGAAGGCCGTGGACGAACTCAAGTACACGCCGCACCTGTCTGCGCGCAGCCTGGCTGGCAGCAAGTCCTATCTGATCGCCCTGCTCTACAACAATCCTTCTGCCAGCTATCTGATGGGCGTCATCGAGGGTGTGCTTGAAGCCTGCGAGGCCGAGAACTACCACATGATGCTGTGCCCACTGGAAGACGAGGACGAACGCATTGTTGCCGCGACCGAAGACCTGATCGCCCGGTCGCGTCCGGATGGGCTGCTGCTGACGCCACCGATCACCGATTCACCGGCGCTGCTGCAGCGACTGGCGGAACTCGATATTCCCTTTGCCAGCGTCTCGCCCAAGATCCAGAGCGGGGTCATCGGCGTGGCCATGGACGAAACCCGGGCCGCCTTCGACATCGTCACCCATCTGGCCAGCCTCGGTCATCGCCGTATCGGCCACATCGTCGGCCATCCGGCCCACGGCGCCAGCGGTTGGCGACTGAACGGCTACAAGCAGGGGCTGGAACGAGCCGGCATCAAATTCGACCCGGCGCTGGTGGTGCAGGGCGAGTTCTCCTTCGATTCCGGGGTGCACGCGGCTACTGCTCTGCTCGACCTGAAGCAAAGACCGTCAGCCGTGTTCGCGGCCAACGACGACATGGCTGCCGGTGTGATCCGGGTGGCTCTGGAGCGCAATCTGCGGGTACCCGGAGATCTCTCGGTTTGCGGCTTCGACGACACGCCGATGTCCAGCCAGATCTTCCCGGCGCTGACCACGGTGCATCAGCCCACGGACGAGATGGGGCGTATTGCAACGATGGAACTGCTGGCCGCCATTCGCACGCCGCACTCCGGGCAGATGGTGCGGGTGCCGTACACCCTGAGGCTGCGGCGCTCGACCGGGCCGGTTCAGGCCTGA